A part of Solibacillus sp. FSL H8-0538 genomic DNA contains:
- a CDS encoding ECF transporter S component produces MDKVKLRLMVLTALVAAICVIGSFIKVPGFITTAALDSAPAFLSVLFLPPLYSGFAGAIGHLATGLSAGMPLGVFHALIAAEMFIIVYVFNVLHRKNFKLLKWIFLIIANGIISPFPFYFLVSPEFYIGSVPSLLVATVINVVLVMVVMPILKPIVQKQGLQS; encoded by the coding sequence ATGGATAAAGTAAAATTACGTTTAATGGTGTTAACGGCACTAGTAGCAGCAATTTGTGTGATTGGTAGTTTCATTAAAGTGCCAGGATTTATTACAACAGCGGCACTTGATTCTGCACCAGCTTTTTTAAGTGTGTTATTTTTACCACCACTGTATTCTGGCTTTGCAGGAGCGATTGGTCATCTTGCAACGGGACTTAGCGCAGGGATGCCCCTAGGTGTATTTCATGCATTAATCGCAGCGGAAATGTTTATTATTGTCTATGTATTTAATGTATTACACCGTAAAAACTTTAAACTATTGAAATGGATATTTTTAATTATCGCGAACGGTATTATTTCACCATTCCCGTTTTATTTCTTAGTATCCCCGGAGTTTTATATTGGATCAGTGCCTTCACTACTCGTAGCAACAGTGATTAATGTAGTACTTGTCATGGTTGTGATGCCAATTTTAAAACCAATCGTACAAAAACAAGGATTACAATCATGA
- a CDS encoding bifunctional adenosylcobinamide kinase/adenosylcobinamide-phosphate guanylyltransferase has product MQVILGGAFNGKRQYVKTQLKAIASHRIFTFEGELPADKAFTKEQFIIIGSFEKIIETRLHIDEDIVAEKLSAKLVQLDQETTVICICTDMSRGVVPLDQKQRQLRDTCGRLYQKLCEESEQVVRVWYGIPQLLKGE; this is encoded by the coding sequence ATGCAAGTTATACTCGGAGGCGCTTTTAACGGAAAAAGACAATACGTCAAAACACAATTAAAAGCTATTGCTTCGCATCGGATTTTTACATTTGAAGGAGAACTCCCCGCTGATAAAGCATTTACAAAAGAGCAATTTATCATTATTGGGAGCTTTGAAAAAATAATCGAAACTAGGCTTCACATAGATGAAGACATTGTTGCGGAAAAACTAAGTGCAAAGCTTGTACAGCTTGACCAAGAGACAACTGTTATTTGCATTTGCACCGATATGAGCCGCGGAGTTGTACCACTTGATCAAAAACAAAGACAGCTGCGTGATACATGTGGCAGGCTATATCAAAAATTATGCGAAGAAAGCGAGCAGGTTGTACGTGTTTGGTACGGCATTCCGCAGCTATTAAAAGGAGAATAA
- a CDS encoding TspO/MBR family protein, whose product MRNVVLMVIAYIAMVTVNILSNTLPINGQTTQEISAKQVVLFTPAGYVFSIWGLIYFLLAIWLIIQFLRRNTKEATSDDIAILFITSCLLNICWLLTWHYEYFGLSVIVMLGLLATLILLYQSYSIDDFTFGGRLPFSFYLGWISVATIANITYTLQYYNISLGIDEVTGTIGLIILAGILAITVLYVSNDIFFALVFVWALIGIARSNSDIRIVTAAYLVAAVIFIAIVAVLLIRKPKT is encoded by the coding sequence ATGAGAAATGTGGTGCTGATGGTCATTGCTTATATTGCAATGGTGACCGTGAACATATTGTCAAATACATTGCCAATTAATGGCCAAACGACACAAGAAATTTCCGCTAAACAAGTTGTGTTATTTACACCGGCTGGGTATGTATTTTCGATTTGGGGCCTTATTTATTTCCTGCTAGCAATTTGGCTGATTATCCAATTCTTAAGACGCAATACTAAAGAGGCAACCTCAGATGACATTGCAATTTTATTTATTACAAGCTGTCTATTAAATATTTGTTGGCTATTAACTTGGCATTATGAATATTTCGGGTTGTCAGTCATTGTGATGCTTGGTTTGTTGGCTACATTAATACTATTGTACCAAAGCTATAGTATTGATGATTTTACATTTGGTGGTCGACTACCGTTCTCATTTTATTTAGGATGGATTTCCGTCGCAACCATTGCAAATATTACTTACACACTACAGTACTATAATATTAGCCTCGGAATTGATGAAGTAACAGGCACAATTGGCTTAATTATTCTTGCCGGTATATTGGCGATTACTGTACTGTATGTATCGAATGATATTTTTTTTGCACTAGTGTTTGTATGGGCCCTTATTGGGATAGCTCGTTCAAATAGTGATATCCGCATCGTCACAGCTGCCTATTTAGTTGCAGCGGTCATTTTCATAGCGATTGTTGCGGTTTTACTTATTCGAAAACCGAAAACCTAA
- a CDS encoding heme oxygenase, translating into MITVTNRIHVKKGMGMKMAPAFVQPGPLQQFEGFHKVEVTVSTQFEEYDEMNVVMYWDSLEVFEVWRASDAFKAAHKRPSEGSGEPDPNSPVIKSQIIISEVAGSISK; encoded by the coding sequence ATGATCACAGTTACGAACCGTATCCACGTAAAAAAAGGCATGGGCATGAAAATGGCTCCAGCTTTCGTTCAACCAGGTCCACTACAACAATTTGAAGGTTTCCATAAAGTAGAGGTAACCGTATCAACTCAATTTGAAGAATATGACGAAATGAACGTAGTTATGTACTGGGATTCATTAGAAGTGTTTGAAGTTTGGCGTGCAAGCGATGCCTTTAAAGCAGCTCACAAGCGTCCATCTGAAGGTTCAGGTGAGCCAGATCCAAACTCACCAGTAATTAAATCCCAAATTATTATTTCTGAAGTTGCAGGTTCAATTTCTAAATAA
- a CDS encoding DNA helicase, whose protein sequence is MINEQLQKNITKYIEQQFFHLTAKADVKQLEQTIQKNITMKKESSTSQEDFYDRLMLNITYYVENKAAWTKVFTDTYGTGSVPKISYIENELIAQQMRIRQFVSEKMDDYKKVFHSQYKALKVTEDAVIYDYAYASVEHSLRFDFLTYVTLQKEATLLAEGDVRATLKMIDGYIAYYADQFVNKMELV, encoded by the coding sequence ATGATAAATGAGCAACTGCAAAAAAATATTACAAAATATATTGAGCAACAATTTTTTCATTTAACAGCAAAAGCGGATGTCAAGCAACTGGAACAAACGATACAAAAAAATATTACGATGAAAAAAGAATCGTCCACTTCTCAAGAAGATTTTTATGACCGCTTAATGCTCAACATTACATATTATGTGGAAAACAAGGCGGCATGGACAAAAGTTTTTACTGATACGTATGGAACAGGCTCCGTACCGAAAATTTCGTATATTGAAAACGAATTGATAGCACAGCAAATGCGGATTCGGCAATTTGTGTCGGAAAAAATGGACGATTATAAAAAAGTGTTTCATAGCCAGTACAAGGCATTAAAAGTAACGGAAGATGCTGTTATCTATGATTATGCTTATGCATCGGTAGAACATTCGTTGCGCTTCGATTTTTTAACGTATGTTACGTTGCAAAAAGAAGCGACACTGTTAGCTGAGGGCGATGTGAGAGCAACTTTAAAAATGATTGATGGCTATATTGCATATTATGCAGATCAGTTCGTTAATAAAATGGAACTTGTTTAG
- a CDS encoding bifunctional metallophosphatase/5'-nucleotidase has translation MKFTILATSDVHGQAERFSKLAHMICSKQPALLIDNGDFLQGSHLSYFYERVKKSPHPLLQMANELKYDVAVFGNHEFNYTLSEIEKMRLACNFPWIAGNIGDFSKAYYIKEIENIRVAVVGIVTHHVPVWDEENLTQNLTFTDALEAAKHWVHYVREQEQPNLVILCYHGGFERDVDTGIPYDENMGENQGYAMLQEIDGIDIFITGHQHLQFATKVGTVPVIQPGSHAHCLAQIDVTIENGCISHEPSLVFVDEEAAGVTFSEVDAWLDLKVGYVNGDMSFHDFMEIRLADHPYLQFLHNVQLEASNAQLSVTELFYHDCGGFSGNVTIRDILKNYPRANYLQVIKLSGAEIREALEQCATVFAIDKDREIALSTMVYYPEPQPYVYDFWGGIEYELNISKAVGKRVTKLLYKGEQILNEATFEVVVNSYRATGAHGFHMMKKQAIREIRIDIPELMMRYFKKNSPIQLTDIKNWHVIKNS, from the coding sequence ATGAAATTTACAATACTAGCAACAAGTGATGTTCACGGGCAGGCGGAGCGATTTTCAAAGCTAGCACATATGATTTGCAGCAAACAGCCTGCCCTCCTTATTGATAACGGAGATTTTCTACAAGGGAGCCATTTAAGTTATTTTTATGAACGGGTAAAGAAGTCCCCTCATCCATTGCTTCAAATGGCCAACGAGCTAAAATATGATGTTGCTGTTTTTGGTAACCATGAATTCAATTATACGCTGAGCGAGATTGAAAAGATGCGTTTGGCGTGTAATTTCCCTTGGATTGCTGGGAATATTGGGGACTTTTCAAAGGCTTACTATATTAAAGAAATAGAAAATATACGTGTTGCTGTTGTCGGCATTGTCACGCATCATGTACCTGTTTGGGATGAAGAAAATCTCACACAAAATTTAACCTTCACAGATGCACTAGAAGCTGCAAAACACTGGGTCCATTATGTACGTGAGCAGGAGCAACCTAATTTAGTCATTCTTTGTTACCACGGTGGATTTGAACGCGATGTGGATACAGGAATCCCCTATGATGAAAATATGGGTGAAAATCAAGGCTATGCGATGCTTCAGGAAATTGACGGCATCGATATTTTCATTACTGGTCATCAGCATTTACAATTTGCCACAAAAGTAGGTACTGTTCCAGTTATACAACCTGGCTCACATGCTCACTGCCTTGCACAAATTGACGTAACAATTGAAAACGGTTGTATTTCCCATGAACCGAGCCTCGTTTTTGTTGATGAAGAAGCAGCTGGGGTGACTTTTTCTGAAGTCGATGCTTGGTTGGATTTGAAAGTCGGATATGTAAATGGAGACATGTCGTTTCATGATTTCATGGAAATACGTCTTGCGGATCATCCATATTTACAGTTTTTACACAATGTACAACTCGAAGCAAGTAACGCTCAGCTATCCGTCACTGAACTGTTTTATCATGATTGTGGTGGTTTCTCTGGTAACGTAACTATCCGCGACATACTAAAAAATTATCCGCGAGCGAACTATTTACAAGTTATAAAGCTTAGTGGAGCAGAAATTCGAGAAGCACTAGAGCAATGCGCTACAGTTTTTGCAATTGATAAAGACAGAGAAATTGCCCTTAGTACGATGGTGTATTATCCGGAGCCTCAACCTTATGTGTATGATTTTTGGGGCGGTATCGAGTATGAACTTAATATTTCAAAAGCTGTTGGAAAGCGTGTGACCAAGCTGTTATACAAAGGTGAACAAATTCTTAATGAAGCAACATTTGAAGTGGTCGTAAATAGCTACCGGGCTACAGGTGCACACGGCTTTCATATGATGAAAAAGCAGGCGATTCGTGAAATACGTATCGATATTCCTGAACTAATGATGCGTTATTTTAAAAAAAATAGCCCTATTCAACTAACAGACATTAAAAATTGGCATGTAATTAAAAATAGCTAA
- a CDS encoding alpha/beta hydrolase, which translates to MNSPYIFQRTAPQVTGEKQPAIFLLHGLASNEQDLVQLVGDFKAQCHIFSLQGPIQHKPGYAFYTFEEEGKPQRDVFDKVVKFTEAFILEAIHEFNLDAEKIYVVGFNQGAVIAQTLALIMGNAIRGTAALSGYIPEFVATEYSKKSMDNSKIFISHGEYDYVYPFAWGEASATFFADYGTDVTFKTYADGHGVTPENLRDLVAFIAQDLVTTLN; encoded by the coding sequence ATGAATTCACCATATATATTTCAACGTACAGCACCGCAAGTAACAGGAGAGAAGCAACCAGCAATTTTTTTATTACACGGCTTAGCAAGCAATGAACAGGATTTAGTACAATTAGTTGGGGATTTTAAAGCACAATGTCATATTTTCAGCTTACAAGGGCCAATTCAGCATAAGCCGGGCTATGCATTTTATACATTTGAAGAAGAGGGTAAGCCGCAACGCGACGTTTTTGATAAAGTCGTAAAATTTACAGAGGCATTTATTTTAGAGGCGATACATGAATTTAATCTAGACGCTGAAAAAATTTATGTCGTCGGTTTTAACCAAGGTGCTGTTATCGCGCAAACTCTTGCACTAATAATGGGCAATGCCATTCGCGGGACAGCTGCACTGAGCGGTTATATTCCAGAGTTTGTTGCTACTGAGTACAGTAAAAAATCAATGGACAACTCGAAAATTTTTATTTCACATGGGGAATATGATTATGTGTACCCGTTCGCATGGGGGGAAGCTAGTGCTACATTTTTCGCAGATTATGGAACAGATGTGACGTTTAAAACATATGCGGATGGTCATGGGGTAACACCGGAAAATCTTCGAGATTTAGTCGCATTTATCGCGCAGGACTTGGTTACGACTTTAAACTAA
- a CDS encoding O-linked GlcNAc transferase encodes MTDMETYFYNGQFHACYKLATQLKEDMQQGEVACRFIELFSQYQYEKIPTYTTCEHKQSEEREDETYAELDEVETIRAIKGEAEFGEAIKQLEIDAIEGSNERKAQSLFVQGQLFLLAHHYDESIHCFMQAVIYNPNHGLYYGYAAQTMHRFSWSPFEVMGYLERAIELNPQNARWHWNKGLVLTQLYKDLQQEAFLENALIALEQALTSCRPVQKSLKGAIENTIENMRDYVFN; translated from the coding sequence ATGACAGACATGGAAACATATTTTTATAATGGTCAATTTCATGCTTGCTACAAATTAGCAACACAACTTAAAGAAGATATGCAGCAAGGTGAAGTTGCATGTCGATTTATCGAATTATTCTCGCAATATCAATACGAAAAGATTCCTACGTATACAACTTGTGAACACAAGCAAAGTGAAGAACGTGAAGACGAAACATATGCTGAGTTAGATGAAGTAGAAACCATTCGTGCAATTAAAGGAGAAGCCGAGTTCGGAGAAGCAATTAAGCAACTCGAAATAGATGCAATTGAGGGGTCTAATGAACGCAAGGCACAGTCTCTTTTTGTTCAGGGACAGTTATTTTTACTGGCACATCATTATGATGAGAGTATTCATTGTTTCATGCAAGCTGTAATATACAATCCTAATCATGGGCTTTATTACGGCTATGCTGCACAAACAATGCACCGTTTCAGTTGGTCACCATTTGAAGTGATGGGGTACTTAGAGCGTGCAATTGAATTAAACCCACAAAATGCTCGTTGGCACTGGAATAAAGGGCTTGTGCTAACGCAGCTCTATAAAGATTTACAGCAGGAGGCATTTTTAGAAAATGCTCTTATTGCGCTTGAACAAGCATTAACGAGCTGCCGACCAGTGCAAAAATCACTGAAAGGTGCAATAGAAAATACGATTGAAAATATGCGCGACTATGTATTTAATTAA
- a CDS encoding ribonucleotide-diphosphate reductase subunit beta, with protein MTVEVTKRKLMDKEAPNRSTAIVNGRSSNILNWDDVRFSWAYPKYKKMLGNFWTPFEINMSTDVKQFPTLNVDEQDSFLKIIGLLALLDSIQTDFAGKVADYLTDSSLNALMIILAQQEVIHNHSYSYILSSLVTKDMQDKTFDFWRTEPVLQERNDFVFKGYAAFSEEANVQNMLRAIVYDVILEGLFFYSGFAYFYHLARKQKMVATSTMINYINRDEQLHVDLFVKIYKELVEEYPQYNTPEWEAEVQAIFREAAALEVGWAREVIGDKIDGLDVEDVEDYIYFYANVRCHQLGYERPFEGYRKNPLKWIKAYEEVDLGKTDFFEQRSRQYTKINIEDNGFDDL; from the coding sequence ATTACTGTGGAAGTAACGAAACGTAAATTAATGGATAAAGAGGCACCAAACCGTTCGACAGCAATTGTGAACGGGCGCTCTTCAAATATTTTAAACTGGGATGATGTGCGTTTTAGTTGGGCCTATCCGAAATACAAAAAAATGCTCGGTAATTTCTGGACGCCATTTGAAATTAATATGAGTACAGATGTGAAGCAGTTTCCAACGCTAAATGTAGATGAACAAGATTCGTTTCTAAAAATTATTGGACTTCTGGCATTACTTGATAGTATTCAAACTGATTTTGCCGGTAAAGTTGCGGACTATTTAACCGATTCTAGCCTAAATGCGCTTATGATTATTTTAGCGCAGCAGGAAGTAATCCATAATCATTCCTACTCGTATATATTATCGAGCTTGGTGACGAAGGATATGCAGGATAAAACATTTGATTTTTGGCGTACGGAGCCTGTGTTACAGGAACGTAATGATTTTGTCTTTAAAGGTTATGCGGCATTTTCAGAGGAAGCAAATGTTCAAAATATGCTTCGTGCCATCGTTTATGATGTTATTTTAGAAGGGCTGTTTTTCTATTCTGGCTTTGCGTACTTTTACCATCTTGCACGCAAGCAAAAAATGGTTGCGACAAGTACGATGATCAATTATATTAACCGCGACGAGCAGCTACATGTAGACTTATTCGTGAAAATTTACAAAGAGCTAGTAGAAGAATATCCGCAGTACAATACACCTGAGTGGGAAGCTGAAGTACAAGCCATTTTTCGTGAGGCAGCAGCGCTTGAAGTTGGCTGGGCTCGAGAAGTCATTGGCGATAAAATTGATGGGCTAGATGTAGAAGATGTCGAGGACTATATTTACTTTTATGCGAATGTCCGCTGTCATCAGCTTGGTTATGAGCGCCCATTTGAAGGCTACCGCAAAAACCCGTTAAAATGGATTAAAGCTTATGAGGAAGTGGATCTTGGCAAAACCGATTTCTTCGAGCAACGTTCACGTCAATATACAAAAATTAATATTGAAGATAATGGATTTGATGACCTATAA
- a CDS encoding branched-chain amino acid aminotransferase produces the protein MTTYQITTELTTNKKQKMTVDQLGFGQIFTDHMFVMDYTAGQGWHDARIIPYQPLSLDPSAMVFHYGQTVFEGLKAFVTAENEVLLFRPDRNFKRLNASNDRLCIPTIDEELALEALKQLVIVDREWIPNAPGTSLYIRPFIIATEPYLGVSPSKKYQFIIIMSPVGSYYKEGINPVKILVEQHYVRAVVGGTGEAKTGGNYASSLKGQELASKEGYSQTLWLDGKENRYVEEVGSMNIFFKINGKVITPALNGSILSGITRDSMIQVLKSKNIPVEERQIAFEEVLEAAKAGTLEEAFGTGTAAVISPIGEFKWQDEKIIVNNGEIGEVTQTLYETLTGIQNGTIEDAFGWTIKL, from the coding sequence ATGACTACATACCAAATTACAACTGAATTAACGACAAATAAAAAACAAAAAATGACTGTGGATCAGCTAGGCTTTGGGCAAATCTTTACAGACCATATGTTTGTAATGGACTACACAGCAGGGCAAGGATGGCATGATGCTCGTATTATTCCGTATCAACCACTATCACTTGACCCATCTGCCATGGTTTTTCACTACGGGCAAACGGTATTTGAAGGTTTAAAGGCATTTGTAACGGCGGAAAACGAAGTGTTATTATTCCGCCCAGATCGCAACTTTAAACGTTTAAATGCATCAAATGATCGTTTATGCATTCCGACAATTGATGAGGAGCTTGCATTAGAGGCATTAAAGCAACTCGTAATAGTAGACCGTGAATGGATTCCAAATGCACCAGGCACATCGCTATATATTCGACCATTTATTATTGCAACGGAGCCTTATTTAGGTGTATCACCTTCGAAAAAATATCAATTTATTATTATAATGTCACCAGTAGGCTCATACTACAAAGAAGGAATTAATCCCGTAAAAATTCTAGTAGAGCAGCATTATGTACGCGCGGTTGTAGGGGGAACGGGTGAAGCAAAAACAGGCGGGAACTATGCAAGCAGTTTAAAAGGTCAGGAACTAGCAAGTAAAGAGGGCTATTCTCAAACGTTATGGTTAGACGGCAAAGAAAATCGTTATGTGGAAGAAGTAGGAAGCATGAACATCTTCTTCAAAATTAACGGAAAAGTTATTACTCCTGCACTTAATGGTAGTATTTTATCTGGGATTACACGTGATTCAATGATCCAGGTGTTAAAATCAAAAAACATTCCGGTAGAAGAGCGACAAATTGCGTTTGAAGAAGTATTAGAAGCTGCGAAAGCTGGTACTTTAGAAGAAGCATTCGGTACAGGTACAGCTGCTGTTATTTCTCCAATCGGCGAATTCAAATGGCAGGACGAAAAAATCATCGTGAACAATGGTGAAATCGGTGAAGTTACACAAACGCTTTACGAAACATTAACAGGTATCCAAAACGGCACAATTGAAGATGCATTCGGTTGGACAATTAAGCTATAA
- a CDS encoding histidine phosphatase family protein — MDDRVILHLIRHEKTAANIARKYIGWTDEPIVTEQVHMNIPVATTVVYGSDLMRCEQTAALYFPSAKFKAHADLRETHFGDFEMKTYEELKDNLSYRAWIDCPGNNPPLNGESLAAFQARVLNAVKDIVVAAGQYTFVVHGGVIRILLAQFAPDVTNFQQVMANHRTLYTLEWSNIKDFQGGARCKLYSEALLTEKDNTSKHN; from the coding sequence ATGGATGACCGCGTTATTCTTCATTTAATTCGCCACGAAAAAACAGCGGCAAATATAGCCCGTAAATACATTGGCTGGACAGATGAACCAATCGTGACAGAGCAAGTACATATGAATATTCCAGTAGCAACAACTGTCGTTTACGGAAGTGATTTAATGCGTTGTGAGCAAACGGCAGCACTGTATTTTCCATCTGCTAAGTTTAAAGCACATGCGGATTTACGTGAAACGCATTTCGGTGATTTTGAAATGAAGACGTATGAAGAATTAAAAGATAATTTGTCGTATCGTGCATGGATTGATTGCCCAGGAAATAATCCACCTCTAAACGGTGAAAGCTTAGCTGCGTTTCAAGCACGCGTATTAAATGCAGTCAAGGACATTGTGGTTGCTGCTGGACAGTATACATTCGTTGTACACGGAGGGGTTATTCGGATATTACTTGCACAATTTGCGCCAGATGTAACCAATTTTCAGCAAGTAATGGCGAATCACCGAACACTCTATACTTTAGAATGGTCAAACATTAAGGACTTTCAAGGAGGTGCGCGATGCAAGTTATACTCGGAGGCGCTTTTAACGGAAAAAGACAATACGTCAAAACACAATTAA
- a CDS encoding ribonucleoside-diphosphate reductase subunit alpha codes for MIEVKDEQQVVENLIKEFGEEQLEQFIRFSAKWRRKNEQATYAQWTDACILETISYIDEQEPYWTFVAERLLLEKIYEAQKQKFNIEQPYADFSGWIEVLVEKGLLNELLIQQYSKAERQLLGTIIQPERDQYFTYIGLRTLMDRYVVRDFDGTNAELPQQRWLIIAMTLMMHETDSRLQKVEEAYWALSNLYMTVATPTLSNAGKTHGQLSSCFIDTVDDSLQSIYDTNTDVATLSKYGGGIGVYMGKVRSRGSSIRGYKGASSGVLPWIKQLNNTAVSVDQLGQRQGAIAVYLDVWHKDILTFLDLRLNNGDERMRAHDIFTGVCLPDIFMEAVEARSNWYLFDPHEVRTLMGYSLEDIYDEQRGEGSFRTRYAECVAHPLLSKETIPAIEIMKRIMRSQLETGVPFMFYRDEVNRKNPNKHAGMIYSSNLCTEIFQNMSPTQFESVTLEDDVIVTRRKPGDFVVCNLSSVNLGRAVPAGVLERLIPIQVRMLDNVIELNTIPVVQADRTNKRYRGIGLGTFGWHHLLALKEIAWESDKAVDFADKLYEEIAYLTIRASNALAQEKGAYPLFKGSDWQTGAYFTERGLTDEKWRELAQLVAAGGLRNGYLMAIAPNSSTSILAGSTATIDPIFQKSYSEEKKDYKIPVTVPDLNAKTTWYYKSAYFIDQAWTIKQNAARAKHIDQGISLNIYVQNTVKAKELLQLHLDAWGSGIKTTYYVRSTSDEMLECESCSS; via the coding sequence ATGATTGAGGTAAAAGATGAGCAGCAAGTAGTAGAAAATTTAATCAAAGAATTCGGTGAGGAACAGCTCGAACAATTTATTCGTTTTTCAGCAAAATGGCGACGTAAAAATGAACAAGCGACATATGCACAATGGACAGATGCGTGCATTTTAGAAACGATTAGTTATATTGACGAACAGGAGCCATACTGGACGTTTGTTGCCGAGCGCCTGCTACTTGAAAAAATATATGAAGCGCAGAAGCAAAAATTTAATATAGAACAGCCGTATGCCGATTTCAGTGGTTGGATTGAGGTGCTTGTTGAAAAAGGTTTACTAAACGAGTTACTCATTCAACAATATTCAAAAGCCGAGCGCCAATTACTAGGCACAATCATTCAGCCTGAGCGCGACCAATACTTCACATACATTGGCCTACGTACATTAATGGACCGCTATGTTGTGCGTGATTTTGACGGTACAAATGCGGAGCTCCCGCAACAGCGCTGGCTAATTATTGCGATGACACTCATGATGCATGAAACGGATAGTCGCCTGCAAAAAGTAGAAGAGGCGTACTGGGCATTAAGTAATTTATATATGACAGTAGCAACACCGACATTATCCAATGCGGGGAAAACACATGGCCAATTATCAAGTTGCTTTATCGATACTGTGGATGATAGTTTACAAAGCATTTATGACACGAATACAGATGTGGCGACATTGTCTAAATATGGTGGCGGAATTGGTGTTTATATGGGCAAAGTGCGAAGTCGTGGTTCATCAATTCGTGGCTATAAAGGCGCATCAAGCGGCGTTCTTCCTTGGATTAAACAATTAAATAATACCGCAGTTTCAGTTGATCAGCTTGGACAGCGACAAGGTGCGATCGCAGTTTATTTAGACGTTTGGCATAAAGATATTTTAACGTTTTTAGATTTGCGACTTAATAATGGTGACGAGCGTATGCGCGCACATGATATTTTCACTGGTGTATGTTTGCCCGATATTTTTATGGAGGCAGTGGAAGCACGCTCAAATTGGTATTTATTTGACCCACATGAAGTGCGTACATTGATGGGCTATTCTCTAGAAGATATTTATGATGAGCAACGTGGTGAAGGAAGCTTCCGTACTCGTTACGCGGAATGTGTTGCACATCCATTGCTTTCAAAAGAAACAATCCCGGCGATTGAAATCATGAAGCGCATTATGCGTAGTCAGCTTGAAACTGGCGTACCGTTTATGTTTTACCGTGATGAGGTGAACCGTAAAAATCCGAATAAGCATGCGGGAATGATTTACTCGAGTAATTTGTGTACAGAAATTTTTCAAAATATGTCACCTACACAGTTTGAGTCGGTAACTTTAGAGGATGATGTCATTGTGACACGCCGTAAGCCAGGTGACTTTGTTGTATGTAATTTAAGTTCGGTCAACCTTGGTCGTGCAGTGCCAGCAGGTGTCCTTGAGCGCTTGATTCCGATTCAAGTACGTATGCTTGATAATGTTATTGAACTAAATACGATCCCAGTCGTGCAGGCAGATCGCACAAATAAACGTTACCGTGGCATCGGCCTTGGGACATTCGGCTGGCATCATTTACTGGCACTTAAGGAAATTGCTTGGGAAAGTGATAAGGCAGTTGATTTTGCAGATAAGCTTTACGAGGAAATTGCGTATTTAACAATTCGTGCGTCGAATGCACTCGCTCAAGAAAAAGGCGCTTATCCACTATTCAAAGGCTCAGACTGGCAAACGGGTGCGTATTTTACAGAACGCGGCTTAACGGATGAAAAATGGCGTGAGCTTGCACAGCTAGTCGCAGCAGGCGGACTCCGTAACGGTTATTTAATGGCGATTGCACCGAACTCTTCAACGTCAATTTTAGCGGGCTCGACAGCAACCATTGATCCTATTTTCCAAAAGAGCTACTCCGAGGAGAAGAAGGACTATAAAATCCCCGTAACTGTGCCAGATTTAAATGCTAAAACAACTTGGTATTACAAGTCTGCTTACTTTATCGACCAAGCATGGACCATTAAACAAAATGCAGCGCGAGCGAAGCATATTGACCAAGGCATTTCACTCAATATTTATGTACAAAATACGGTTAAAGCAAAAGAGCTACTGCAATTACATTTAGATGCATGGGGAAGCGGCATTAAAACGACGTATTATGTACGTTCAACATCGGACGAAATGCTTGAATGCGAGTCTTGCTCAAGCTAA